A window of Ranitomeya variabilis isolate aRanVar5 chromosome 2, aRanVar5.hap1, whole genome shotgun sequence contains these coding sequences:
- the LOC143809952 gene encoding uncharacterized protein LOC143809952: MTEIPATATTPVYEHASQPATSSLPNEPRPDPSTQNDDLPLSETSSLASPPPPPTPPPPPASTQRKRKRGSSKEDEETAALARAISLIDRQPEEDQFSAYGTTLASRMRTMSPEVQDSCMTYLSMAVTCFKKYPHINPTFEEMVCSLNHIWHPPTPTPLAPAAAFNKPLPSAPSAAAGAPTSRVVAQSEEHHPDWSYYSYSQSLYEDQ; encoded by the coding sequence atgaccgaaatcccggccacagcaacaactccagtgtatgaacatgcttcacagcctgctaccagctctcttccaaatgagccaaggcctgacccttctacccaaaatgatgatctgcccctctccgagactagttcattggcatcgccaccaccgccaccaacaccacctccacctccagcctcaacacagaggaagaggaaaagaggctcttcaaaggaggatgaggagacggctgccttggcaagggcaatttctctaattgatcgccaacctgaagaggatcaattctcagcatatggaaccactctagcttccagaatgcgtactatgtcccccgaggtccaggactcctgcatgacgtatctttcaatggcggtgacatgttttaagaagtatccgcatataaatccaacctttgaagaaatggtttgttcactaaaccacatctggcatccaccgacgccgactcctcttgcacctgcagcagcattcaataaacctctgccatctgctccaagtgctgctgcaggtgcaccaacatccagagtagtagcccagtctgaagaacaccatccagactggagctactactcatattcacaaagcctatatgaggaccagtag